Proteins encoded within one genomic window of Kineosporia sp. NBRC 101731:
- a CDS encoding histone-like nucleoid-structuring protein Lsr2, producing the protein MELVIARNPDPDSRLPYLLRLPLGEGLVFATKDTWPRTSGLYCHPLPLEAWPLDGTLDEVEKVKLRVCDRRGAAIDIVADRARESRTQIVFTHARGRQMVFWQSPRTRKQSRPDVRTPTARAAGISELEILVDAHEKYPYKFPQQAVTTTRQALTCGDYAITLNDRLIAAVERKTMADLIGSLTGGRLRYALADLAALPRAAVVVEEPYSKVFAQDRVRPALVADGIAELQIAWPGVPIVFCDTRKLAEEWTYRWLSAARVWAEQEAALNPGPAPESERESQSDEPEPSTKALRAWARGQGMDVPDRGRLRPEVLAAWLAARSPAP; encoded by the coding sequence GTGGAGTTGGTGATCGCCCGTAACCCCGACCCGGACAGCCGCTTGCCCTACCTGCTACGTCTTCCCCTGGGCGAGGGACTGGTGTTCGCCACGAAAGATACGTGGCCTCGTACCAGTGGGCTGTACTGCCACCCGTTACCGCTGGAAGCCTGGCCGCTCGACGGCACTCTGGACGAGGTCGAGAAGGTGAAGCTGCGGGTCTGTGACCGGCGGGGAGCAGCCATCGACATCGTCGCCGACCGTGCCCGCGAGAGCCGCACCCAGATCGTGTTCACCCACGCCCGTGGCCGGCAGATGGTGTTCTGGCAGTCACCGCGCACGCGCAAGCAGTCCCGGCCCGATGTGCGTACCCCGACAGCCCGCGCGGCCGGGATCAGCGAACTCGAGATCCTGGTCGACGCCCACGAGAAGTACCCGTACAAGTTCCCGCAGCAGGCGGTCACGACTACCCGGCAGGCACTCACCTGCGGCGACTATGCCATCACGCTGAACGACCGGCTGATCGCGGCGGTCGAGCGCAAGACGATGGCCGATCTGATCGGAAGCCTGACCGGCGGACGCCTCCGGTACGCCCTTGCCGACCTGGCCGCACTCCCGCGGGCTGCGGTGGTGGTCGAGGAACCCTACTCGAAGGTCTTTGCCCAGGACCGGGTGCGGCCGGCGCTGGTGGCCGACGGCATCGCGGAGCTGCAGATCGCCTGGCCCGGTGTGCCGATCGTCTTCTGCGACACCCGGAAACTGGCCGAGGAATGGACGTATCGCTGGCTCAGCGCAGCCCGGGTCTGGGCCGAGCAAGAGGCTGCCCTGAACCCGGGACCCGCGCCGGAATCGGAACGGGAATCGCAGTCTGATGAGCCGGAGCCGTCCACGAAGGCACTGCGCGCCTGGGCCCGTGGCCAGGGGATGGACGTACCCGATCGAGGCCGGCTGCGCCCCGAGGTCCTGGCCGCGTGGCTTGCCGCCCGGAGCCCGGCGCCCTGA
- a CDS encoding GNAT family protein — protein sequence MTELHTSRLILRDVARTDAANVHGYASDPEVCRYVAWGPNTPEDSEAFVRQELAVLADPGRTSFNKLVTIAETGEVIGAVELRILSTAHRRGEFGYVLRRDEWGKGYATEASRALVRWGFERFGLERISATCDPENKASENVLQKVGLQYEGRMRRHLKVRDRWRDSLMFAILSDDDQPAG from the coding sequence GTGACCGAATTGCACACCTCCAGGCTGATACTCCGTGACGTCGCGCGCACTGATGCTGCCAACGTGCACGGTTACGCAAGTGACCCCGAGGTCTGCCGGTACGTGGCCTGGGGTCCGAACACCCCTGAGGACAGTGAGGCGTTCGTGCGGCAGGAGCTCGCCGTGCTGGCTGATCCGGGGCGCACCTCGTTCAACAAGCTGGTGACGATCGCCGAGACGGGTGAGGTGATCGGCGCGGTCGAGTTGCGCATCCTCAGCACGGCGCACCGACGGGGCGAGTTCGGGTATGTGCTGCGCCGTGACGAGTGGGGCAAGGGCTATGCCACCGAGGCGTCGCGGGCCTTGGTGCGCTGGGGCTTCGAGCGCTTCGGCCTCGAAAGGATCTCGGCGACCTGCGATCCGGAGAACAAGGCCTCGGAGAACGTGCTGCAGAAGGTCGGTCTGCAGTACGAAGGGCGCATGCGTCGTCACCTGAAGGTCCGCGACCGCTGGCGGGACTCGCTGATGTTCGCGATCCTGTCAGACGACGACCAGCCGGCCGGCTGA
- a CDS encoding GntR family transcriptional regulator, whose product MATADATPYTTLRAAILSLELMPGEKLSERGLESMLNASRTPIRAALMSLANEGLTRREGRGWQVTPIDLAEVRAVMEYREAVESAAVVLAVERAEAEELDALRDLAAAHRDNDDEETGLRDGGDFHVALARLSRNAFLADGMRDVLTRLSRTRWLEVRTAQSRLQARDEHLRMVDAMVARDPELASRLVVSHSRGTRDRLLTHLADEKRRLRGRGFSIIESSTVPPPLT is encoded by the coding sequence GTGGCAACAGCCGACGCCACGCCCTACACGACCCTGCGCGCAGCCATCCTGTCGCTGGAGCTCATGCCCGGTGAGAAGCTGAGCGAGCGCGGGCTGGAATCGATGCTGAACGCCTCGCGCACCCCGATCCGGGCCGCTCTGATGAGCCTGGCCAACGAGGGCCTCACCCGGCGCGAGGGCCGGGGATGGCAGGTCACGCCCATCGACCTGGCCGAGGTACGCGCGGTGATGGAGTACCGCGAGGCGGTGGAGTCCGCGGCCGTGGTGCTGGCCGTCGAGCGCGCCGAGGCCGAAGAGCTCGACGCCCTGCGCGATCTCGCCGCGGCCCACCGTGACAACGACGACGAGGAGACCGGTCTGCGCGACGGCGGCGACTTCCACGTGGCGCTGGCCCGGCTGTCCCGCAATGCCTTCCTGGCCGACGGCATGCGCGACGTGCTCACCCGCCTCAGCCGCACCCGCTGGCTGGAGGTCCGCACCGCCCAGTCGCGTCTGCAGGCCCGCGACGAACACCTGCGCATGGTGGACGCGATGGTCGCCCGGGACCCGGAACTCGCCTCCCGGCTGGTGGTCTCCCACTCCCGCGGCACCCGCGACCGACTGCTCACCCATCTGGCCGACGAGAAGCGGCGGCTGCGCGGGCGGGGGTTCTCGATCATCGAGAGCTCGACCGTGCCGCCGCCGCTGACGTGA
- a CDS encoding MFS transporter — MATPLPTETVPRAAWRMLGLGVAAQAAGTLLVSTPAYLIPLLHVERGLPLAQAGLLAAAPTFGLVLTLVLWGALADRVGERWVIAGGLALTAVFALAAAPVNGLWSLAALLVLAGAASGSTNSSTGKVVVGWFPRSRRGLAMGIRQMSQPLGVAVAALVVPPLAGRYGTWAPLTLAGVLTGVLAVACAVGIANAPNPVRQQRSFEQRTMPAPVSGREPSGNASSSKKTQLHPPASTVDENRDLLANPYRNSRFLTRIHLVSILLVVPQFTLSTFGLVWLTAGQGWNATAAGVLIAAAQFSGAIGRILIGSVSDRVGSRVGVLRVVAVSGFVVMLALAASGSLDRGFVTGAAMVAATAVSVADNGLAFTSVAEAAGPAWSGRALGLQNTGQFAAASLVGPAVGGLIALVGYPVAFAVVALAPLLSIPVVPAQDQHRAG; from the coding sequence ATGGCCACCCCTCTGCCCACCGAGACCGTGCCCCGCGCTGCCTGGCGCATGCTCGGTCTCGGCGTGGCCGCGCAGGCCGCCGGAACGCTGCTGGTCAGCACGCCCGCCTACCTGATTCCTCTGCTGCACGTCGAACGCGGGCTACCCCTGGCCCAGGCCGGACTGCTCGCCGCCGCACCCACTTTCGGGCTGGTGCTCACGCTGGTGCTGTGGGGCGCCCTGGCCGACCGGGTGGGCGAGCGCTGGGTGATCGCCGGCGGTCTGGCGCTGACCGCGGTGTTCGCCCTGGCCGCGGCCCCGGTGAACGGGCTGTGGTCGCTGGCGGCACTGCTGGTGCTGGCGGGGGCCGCGTCGGGGAGTACGAACTCGAGCACCGGCAAGGTCGTCGTGGGCTGGTTCCCGCGCTCGCGACGGGGGCTGGCGATGGGCATCCGGCAGATGTCGCAACCGTTGGGTGTGGCCGTGGCCGCGCTGGTCGTGCCGCCCCTGGCCGGGCGGTACGGCACCTGGGCCCCGCTGACGCTGGCGGGGGTGCTGACGGGGGTGCTGGCGGTGGCGTGTGCGGTGGGGATCGCGAATGCGCCGAATCCGGTGCGTCAGCAGAGATCTTTCGAGCAGAGGACGATGCCGGCACCCGTCAGCGGGCGGGAACCGAGCGGAAATGCGTCCTCAAGCAAGAAAACCCAGCTGCACCCACCCGCGTCCACCGTCGACGAGAACCGGGACCTGCTCGCCAACCCCTACCGGAACAGCCGTTTCCTGACGCGGATCCACCTGGTGTCGATCCTGCTGGTGGTGCCGCAGTTCACGCTGTCGACCTTCGGGCTGGTCTGGCTGACCGCCGGGCAGGGCTGGAACGCGACGGCCGCGGGGGTGCTGATCGCCGCGGCGCAGTTCTCCGGGGCGATCGGGCGGATCCTGATCGGCTCGGTGAGCGACCGGGTGGGCAGCCGGGTCGGAGTGCTGCGGGTGGTTGCGGTGAGTGGGTTCGTGGTGATGCTGGCGCTGGCGGCAAGTGGTTCTCTGGACCGGGGTTTCGTGACCGGGGCGGCGATGGTCGCGGCGACGGCGGTGAGTGTGGCCGACAACGGTCTGGCCTTCACCTCGGTCGCGGAGGCGGCGGGGCCCGCCTGGTCGGGACGGGCTCTGGGCCTGCAGAACACGGGTCAGTTCGCGGCGGCCTCCCTGGTCGGGCCGGCCGTCGGAGGGCTGATCGCGCTGGTCGGCTATCCGGTGGCCTTCGCGGTGGTCGCGTTGGCCCCGTTGCTGTCGATCCCGGTGGTGCCGGCCCAGGACCAGCACCGGGCCGGTTGA
- a CDS encoding DUF3224 domain-containing protein, which translates to MAEIRSDFEVTSWDAEVYLEPSEGETGPSMSQALVGKTFTGVMAGTSVARVLTAGAATGQGYIASERFEGTIDGRAGTLVYQHGGIMDGDDGSTFGTLIPGCGTGELEGLRGSIRFWHDDQGATVTLLLE; encoded by the coding sequence ATGGCAGAGATACGGAGCGATTTCGAGGTCACCAGCTGGGACGCGGAGGTCTACCTGGAGCCTTCGGAGGGTGAAACCGGGCCGTCGATGAGTCAGGCCCTGGTCGGGAAGACCTTCACCGGGGTGATGGCCGGCACCAGTGTGGCGCGTGTGCTCACGGCGGGGGCGGCGACCGGACAGGGGTACATCGCCAGCGAGCGCTTCGAGGGCACGATCGACGGCCGCGCGGGCACTCTCGTCTATCAGCACGGCGGGATCATGGACGGCGACGACGGTTCTACTTTCGGCACCCTGATCCCGGGTTGTGGCACGGGTGAACTCGAGGGACTACGGGGCTCGATCCGCTTCTGGCACGACGACCAGGGTGCCACGGTGACGTTGCTCCTCGAGTGA
- a CDS encoding AAA family ATPase, producing MLVRRAYVENADPERWPYTIPAVGDLAEHGLTFRKPITFLVGENGSGKSTVAEALAEAFGLDPYGGKAGTKYASSREKSQLGQVLKLTTSLAGQNMMKGPRKERSGFFLRAETAMTMMSTYSDVPGYWSGQTDEMSHGEGFLTVLEAMFARKGFYVLDEPESALSFNSSLRLVELFHRLGRAGAQVVCATHSPILASTPGAAIYEFSANGLTEVAWDDLMVVDHWRRYLNDPQAYLRHLL from the coding sequence ATGCTGGTGCGTCGCGCGTACGTCGAGAATGCCGATCCGGAACGGTGGCCCTACACGATTCCGGCGGTCGGGGACCTGGCCGAACACGGCCTGACGTTCCGGAAACCGATCACGTTTCTGGTGGGGGAGAACGGCTCGGGCAAGTCCACGGTGGCGGAGGCGCTCGCGGAGGCGTTCGGGCTGGATCCGTACGGTGGCAAGGCGGGGACGAAATATGCCAGCAGCCGGGAGAAGTCACAGCTCGGTCAGGTGCTGAAGCTGACCACGTCGCTGGCCGGGCAGAACATGATGAAGGGCCCGCGCAAGGAGCGCAGCGGATTCTTCCTGCGGGCGGAGACCGCGATGACGATGATGTCGACCTACAGCGACGTGCCGGGGTACTGGTCCGGGCAGACCGACGAGATGAGCCACGGTGAAGGCTTTCTCACCGTACTCGAGGCAATGTTCGCCCGGAAGGGCTTCTATGTGCTCGACGAGCCGGAGTCCGCGTTGTCGTTCAACTCGTCACTGCGGCTCGTCGAGCTGTTCCACCGGCTGGGGCGAGCAGGTGCCCAGGTGGTCTGCGCCACGCACTCGCCGATCCTGGCCTCGACGCCGGGAGCGGCGATCTACGAGTTCAGTGCGAACGGCCTCACCGAGGTGGCCTGGGACGACCTGATGGTGGTCGACCACTGGCGGCGGTACCTGAATGATCCGCAGGCGTACCTGAGACACCTGCTCTAG
- a CDS encoding FadR/GntR family transcriptional regulator, with protein sequence MVNSNSTKPQKTALLLAQRIVRDIEQQGLGPGEKLPPERLMMDSYDAGRGTLRESLRFLELQGVLSFKPGPGGGPVIQKPTAENLATTLALVLQFDSARYRVVAEARSAFEPLMARLAAERITPEGLAGLEQTLVDMEAGLHDTEAYLDSNRRFHQGIAWASDNSLFGFLVEAMAGSMDVTRSTEQPQRRRQVVLRAHHRIYEAIAGSRPDEASEAMGEHVQEYLVYAQRKHPETLDRPITWQGAP encoded by the coding sequence GTGGTGAACAGCAATTCGACGAAGCCGCAGAAGACTGCGCTGCTCCTGGCGCAGCGCATCGTGCGGGACATCGAACAGCAGGGGCTGGGCCCTGGGGAGAAACTCCCGCCGGAGCGCCTGATGATGGACTCGTACGACGCCGGTCGCGGCACGCTGCGGGAATCCCTGAGATTCCTCGAGTTGCAGGGGGTGCTCTCGTTCAAACCCGGCCCGGGTGGCGGGCCCGTCATCCAGAAGCCGACGGCCGAGAACCTGGCCACCACCCTGGCCCTGGTGCTGCAGTTCGACAGCGCCCGGTACCGGGTCGTGGCCGAGGCCCGTTCGGCCTTCGAGCCCCTGATGGCCCGGCTGGCGGCCGAGCGCATCACGCCCGAAGGGCTGGCCGGACTGGAACAGACGCTCGTCGACATGGAGGCGGGCCTGCACGACACGGAGGCCTACCTGGACTCGAACCGGCGCTTCCACCAGGGCATCGCCTGGGCCAGCGACAATTCGCTGTTCGGGTTCCTGGTCGAGGCGATGGCCGGCTCCATGGACGTCACCCGCAGCACCGAGCAACCGCAGCGGCGCCGCCAGGTCGTGCTGCGCGCGCATCACCGCATCTACGAGGCGATCGCCGGGTCCCGGCCCGACGAGGCGTCCGAGGCGATGGGTGAGCACGTGCAGGAGTACCTGGTCTACGCGCAGAGAAAACACCCGGAGACGCTCGACCGGCCCATCACCTGGCAGGGTGCTCCCTAG
- a CDS encoding SGNH/GDSL hydrolase family protein encodes MNGIGYDNLSGRPPGALLTALTRMSRRVRSVQDQVVPFARAWGERNARELAQGTGPLWVALGDSMTQGIGAPAPELGYIGQPAADRPDFRLLNLSFSGARTHDVIGRQWPAALEVARAHDLPIGLVTLLIGSNDLLRADFRAALRTDFPRLLDLLPPGSVVGTLPNPRPAAHRLNAAVDAAACAGRVRVAELRHTGTGWAWRGRLAPDLFRPNEHGYAVLAGAFARAIRGLPGP; translated from the coding sequence ATGAACGGGATCGGCTACGACAACCTCAGCGGGCGGCCACCGGGGGCGCTGCTGACCGCACTGACCCGGATGTCGCGTCGCGTGCGCTCGGTGCAGGACCAGGTGGTGCCGTTCGCCCGGGCCTGGGGCGAACGCAACGCCCGGGAACTGGCCCAGGGGACCGGGCCGTTGTGGGTGGCTCTGGGCGACAGTATGACGCAGGGGATCGGTGCGCCCGCACCCGAGCTCGGGTACATCGGGCAGCCGGCTGCTGACCGGCCTGATTTTCGGCTGCTCAACCTGTCTTTCAGCGGGGCCCGGACGCACGACGTGATCGGCAGGCAGTGGCCCGCCGCGCTCGAGGTAGCGCGTGCGCACGATCTGCCGATCGGCCTGGTCACCCTGCTCATCGGCTCGAACGACTTGCTGCGGGCCGATTTCCGGGCAGCCCTGCGGACCGACTTCCCGCGGTTGCTGGACCTGCTGCCGCCCGGTTCGGTGGTGGGCACCCTGCCGAACCCACGCCCAGCGGCCCACCGGCTGAACGCGGCCGTCGACGCCGCCGCCTGCGCGGGCCGGGTACGGGTGGCTGAGCTACGGCATACGGGTACCGGCTGGGCCTGGCGCGGGCGGCTCGCGCCCGATCTCTTCCGTCCGAACGAGCACGGGTACGCGGTGCTGGCGGGGGCGTTCGCGCGGGCGATCAGAGGTCTTCCGGGGCCGTGA
- a CDS encoding ATP-binding cassette domain-containing protein, whose protein sequence is MTSDDITAGFRSVVRIYQAVSGEVHALRGVDVDFPRGSLTAIAGPSGGGKSTLLSILSLRDRASAGTVTMFGTDVTRARGSVLNGLRRNGIAWVPQRPAHGLFPHLTAMENLRQVARTRGRTQGLAPGAVLEMLALSHRADARPARLSGGEQQRLAVAAALTHAPDLVVADEPTAELDDDNAGRVIAALRSIAAAGTTCVLSTHDSRALRLLPRVLHLRHGVLSAERSGTELHEESGRARTADAVIDGAGRLQLPPEALQLFPGRRARVRIEEGRVILQAPETVVPGDGAEGASC, encoded by the coding sequence ATGACCAGTGACGACATCACCGCCGGGTTCCGTAGCGTGGTGCGGATCTACCAGGCGGTCTCGGGTGAGGTGCACGCCCTGCGGGGTGTCGACGTGGACTTCCCGCGCGGCAGCCTGACCGCCATCGCCGGGCCCTCCGGCGGTGGGAAGAGCACACTGCTGTCGATCCTGTCCCTGCGCGACCGGGCGAGCGCGGGCACCGTGACGATGTTCGGCACCGACGTCACCCGCGCTCGCGGATCGGTACTGAACGGATTGCGCCGCAACGGTATTGCCTGGGTTCCGCAGCGTCCGGCGCACGGGTTGTTCCCGCACCTGACCGCGATGGAAAATCTGCGGCAGGTCGCGCGCACCCGGGGCCGCACGCAGGGTCTGGCGCCGGGGGCGGTGCTGGAGATGCTGGCCCTGTCGCACCGGGCCGACGCCCGCCCGGCCCGGCTCTCCGGCGGTGAGCAGCAGCGCCTGGCCGTCGCCGCCGCGCTGACCCACGCCCCCGACCTGGTGGTGGCCGACGAGCCGACCGCCGAGCTGGACGACGACAACGCCGGCCGGGTCATCGCGGCCCTGAGGTCGATCGCCGCCGCGGGCACCACCTGCGTGCTCTCGACCCACGACTCCCGCGCCCTGCGTCTTCTCCCGCGGGTGCTGCACCTGCGGCACGGGGTGCTCTCGGCCGAACGCTCGGGCACGGAGCTGCACGAGGAGTCGGGCCGGGCGCGCACCGCCGACGCGGTCATCGACGGCGCCGGGCGACTCCAGCTGCCGCCCGAGGCCCTCCAGCTCTTCCCGGGCCGGCGGGCGAGGGTGCGCATCGAAGAGGGACGGGTGATTCTGCAGGCGCCGGAGACGGTTGTGCCGGGGGACGGAGCGGAGGGGGCGTCATGCTGA
- a CDS encoding ATP-binding cassette domain-containing protein has protein sequence MLTVENVGHGVLDGVDLTAGPGLLVALTGHSGSGKSTLCHLIAGFERPERGLVLLDGTPTADLTDWARIAVVPQRLALLAELDGVENLVLPALAAGHPAAPDRAAELLDRLGVGVLAGRPVGGGSIGEQQRVAVARALLPGAQLVVLDEPTGHQDDENARRVIDTVLDQVGQGTLVVTSTHDPRMLEHASLTLALGTGS, from the coding sequence ATGCTGACCGTGGAGAACGTCGGGCACGGGGTGCTCGACGGGGTCGACCTGACGGCCGGGCCCGGCCTGCTGGTCGCGCTGACCGGGCACTCGGGCTCGGGCAAGTCCACGTTGTGTCATCTGATCGCCGGGTTCGAGCGGCCGGAGCGGGGCCTGGTGCTGCTCGACGGCACCCCCACGGCCGACCTGACCGACTGGGCCCGGATCGCGGTCGTGCCGCAGCGCCTGGCCCTGCTGGCCGAGCTCGACGGGGTGGAGAACCTGGTGCTGCCCGCGCTCGCCGCCGGTCACCCGGCCGCCCCCGACCGGGCCGCCGAGCTGCTCGACCGGCTCGGGGTCGGGGTGCTGGCGGGCCGTCCGGTCGGTGGGGGATCGATCGGGGAACAGCAGCGCGTCGCGGTGGCCCGGGCCCTGCTGCCCGGTGCCCAGCTCGTCGTCCTCGACGAGCCGACCGGTCACCAGGACGACGAGAACGCCCGCCGCGTCATCGATACCGTGCTCGACCAGGTCGGTCAGGGCACGCTGGTCGTCACCTCGACCCACGACCCGAGAATGCTGGAACACGCGTCCCTGACCCTCGCCCTGGGCACCGGCTCCTGA
- the mftR gene encoding mycofactocin system transcriptional regulator (MftR, the mycofactocin system transcriptional regulator, is an uncharacterized TetR family DNA-binding transcription factor. Its role is inferred by context. It occurs as part of the biosynthesis locus for mycofactocin, a partially characterized electron carrier derived from the terminal Val-Tyr dipeptide of the precursor peptide MftA, through a radical SAM enzyme-mediated process.), with protein MSTGSPARSEPRSGRPRATSRNALERIALELFTEHGFEATTVEQIADRAGVSRRTFFRYFDTKADVLWSEFDAEVQTLHRLLSEAPAGQSLTESIKQAVLTANHYGVDDVASLRARMEVVTNVPALNAASTMHYDSWAGALAEFAARRLGQQPDDLIPQAIGFSALGVCRAAFDQWVARRDADLISYLDRALSAWQTGFAGLEQ; from the coding sequence ATGTCAACGGGGTCTCCGGCACGATCTGAACCCCGCAGTGGCCGCCCCCGCGCCACCAGCCGCAACGCCCTCGAGCGCATCGCCCTGGAACTGTTCACCGAGCACGGTTTCGAGGCCACCACGGTCGAGCAGATCGCCGACCGGGCGGGGGTCAGCCGGCGCACGTTCTTCCGCTACTTCGACACCAAGGCCGACGTGCTCTGGTCGGAGTTCGACGCCGAGGTGCAGACCCTGCACCGGCTGCTCTCCGAGGCCCCGGCCGGGCAGTCCCTCACCGAGTCGATCAAGCAGGCCGTGCTGACGGCCAACCACTACGGGGTGGACGATGTCGCCAGCCTGCGGGCCCGCATGGAGGTCGTCACCAACGTGCCGGCCCTCAACGCCGCCTCGACGATGCACTACGACAGCTGGGCCGGGGCCCTGGCCGAGTTCGCCGCCCGCCGCCTCGGCCAGCAGCCCGACGACCTGATCCCCCAGGCCATCGGGTTCAGCGCGCTCGGGGTGTGCCGGGCCGCCTTCGACCAGTGGGTCGCCCGCCGCGACGCCGATCTCATCAGCTATCTGGACCGGGCCCTCTCCGCCTGGCAGACCGGGTTCGCCGGCCTCGAGCAGTAG
- the mftA gene encoding mycofactocin precursor MftA (Mycofactocin is a small molecule electron carrier derived from the final two amino acids, Val-Tyr, of MftA, the mycofactocin precursor. It plays a role in redox homeostasis and the metabolism of alcohols and aldehydes in Actinobacteria, including Mycobacterium tuberculosis.): protein MNNTSAPQNVVEGVEGQNATNVEELLVEEVSIDGMCGVY, encoded by the coding sequence ATGAACAACACGAGCGCTCCCCAGAACGTCGTCGAGGGTGTCGAGGGCCAGAACGCCACGAACGTCGAGGAACTGCTGGTCGAAGAGGTCTCCATCGACGGGATGTGCGGCGTCTACTGA
- the mftB gene encoding mycofactocin biosynthesis chaperone MftB (MftB, a small protein, is a peptide chaperone that assists the radical SAM enzyme MftC in performing two modifications to the C-terminal Val-Tyr dipeptide of the mycofactocin precursor peptide, MftA. MftB's role is analogous to the role of PqqD in the biosynthesis of PQQ, a cofactor that derives entirely from a Tyr and a Glu in the precursor PqqA.), translated as MSVPPPAPAPGLDLDLLDRAWELHPSVSVRPEPFGALMYHFGNRRLSFLKTRQLLDVVNGLAAAPDARSACLAAGVDPAQLPVLGRALAALAAGDLIRPRTTSPAEDTA; from the coding sequence ATGTCGGTGCCGCCCCCGGCACCGGCCCCGGGCCTCGACCTGGACCTGCTGGACAGAGCGTGGGAGCTGCACCCCAGTGTCTCCGTGCGGCCGGAACCCTTCGGGGCCCTGATGTACCACTTCGGGAACCGGCGCCTGTCGTTCCTGAAGACCCGTCAACTACTGGACGTCGTCAATGGTCTGGCCGCTGCCCCGGACGCGCGGTCCGCGTGTCTGGCGGCGGGGGTCGACCCGGCCCAGCTCCCGGTCCTGGGCCGGGCCCTGGCCGCGCTCGCGGCGGGTGACCTGATCCGCCCGAGAACGACCTCGCCCGCGGAGGACACCGCATGA